In the Flavisolibacter tropicus genome, one interval contains:
- a CDS encoding murein L,D-transpeptidase catalytic domain family protein, whose protein sequence is MRKTILPIAFAAALAVSFTVSPVEKADSKKAITHTIVNNSSAAASTTVATAEATALSIYERLELDKLGLSVDAMKYAYKGYEQLREKGALANSDVLTVVDFSQSSRKKRMYIIDLKNDKVLFNTYVAHGKNSGLDYANQFSNTPESLQSSLGFYVTKGTYSGKHGLSLRLSGQEKGWNDNAEERAVVVHGANYIGDHRVSSAYMGRSFGCPAVPQEYAEKVINLLKDGTCLFIYHPSSRYEQESTLLNG, encoded by the coding sequence GTGAGAAAAACAATACTTCCCATTGCTTTTGCTGCCGCATTAGCTGTGTCCTTTACGGTTTCGCCAGTTGAAAAAGCCGATAGCAAAAAAGCGATAACCCATACGATAGTCAACAATAGTTCAGCTGCTGCCTCAACAACTGTTGCAACAGCAGAGGCTACTGCTTTATCAATCTATGAGCGTTTAGAATTAGACAAATTAGGTCTTTCTGTAGATGCTATGAAATATGCCTATAAAGGGTATGAACAACTGCGTGAAAAAGGTGCTTTAGCTAACAGCGATGTATTAACCGTTGTAGACTTTAGCCAAAGCTCTCGCAAAAAGCGGATGTACATCATAGATCTGAAAAACGATAAAGTATTATTCAATACCTATGTGGCACATGGTAAGAACTCTGGTTTAGATTACGCTAACCAGTTTTCGAACACACCGGAGTCTTTGCAGAGCAGCTTAGGCTTTTATGTAACCAAGGGTACTTATAGTGGTAAGCATGGTTTATCGCTGCGTTTGTCTGGCCAGGAGAAAGGCTGGAATGATAATGCAGAAGAAAGAGCTGTAGTGGTGCATGGCGCCAATTATATTGGTGATCATCGTGTAAGCAGCGCTTATATGGGTCGCAGCTTCGGTTGTCCGGCAGTGCCCCAGGAGTATGCTGAAAAGGTTATTAATTTATTGAAAGATGGCACCTGCCTATTTATATACCATCCGTCGAGCCGTTATGAGCAGGAATCAACATTATTAAACGGCTAG
- a CDS encoding AI-2E family transporter — translation MNSTPNNTIDTNLLRQIAFILLILFLGIALIRELWFFLSAFLGAVTFYVLMRDRMFYLTERKGWRPATAAWVLMLLSFFVILVPIGLLGNILYSKISYVVTHSGELMDSLKKVIVDLKGKIGYEIIKPETINQLGPYLTQLLPKILRVSLDTLTLIASMYFILYFMLVNGRRIEDYLYEYIPLKDGNVERIGREVKVMVTSSTIGIPLIALIQGVVGLIGYLIIGIDEPFVWFVATCITAMLPIVGAAVVYVPLTVMLLVQGKTGQGIAMGVWGFGLIGLSDNLFRFLINKKLGNIHPLITIFGVIAGLQLFGFIGLIFGPLLISMFILLLRIYGNEFILKRRETHRVK, via the coding sequence ATGAACAGCACACCTAATAATACCATTGATACCAACCTGTTACGGCAAATAGCTTTTATCCTGCTCATCCTGTTTTTAGGAATTGCATTGATACGAGAACTATGGTTCTTTCTGTCAGCCTTTTTGGGTGCTGTTACCTTTTATGTACTGATGCGTGACCGCATGTTTTATCTAACGGAACGCAAGGGCTGGAGACCCGCTACAGCTGCCTGGGTATTAATGCTGCTTTCTTTCTTTGTGATATTAGTGCCAATAGGATTGTTGGGAAACATCTTGTATTCAAAGATCAGTTATGTGGTAACGCACTCTGGTGAGCTAATGGATTCGCTAAAGAAAGTGATTGTTGATTTAAAAGGCAAGATTGGCTATGAGATCATAAAGCCGGAGACCATTAACCAGCTAGGACCTTATCTTACCCAGTTACTGCCTAAGATTTTACGGGTGTCTTTAGATACGCTCACTTTGATTGCCAGCATGTACTTTATTCTCTACTTCATGTTGGTTAATGGACGGCGTATTGAAGATTACCTGTATGAATACATACCGCTAAAAGACGGTAATGTAGAGCGTATTGGTAGAGAGGTAAAAGTGATGGTTACCTCCAGCACAATTGGTATTCCACTCATTGCATTGATACAAGGTGTTGTAGGGCTTATAGGCTACCTCATCATTGGTATTGATGAGCCGTTTGTGTGGTTTGTGGCTACCTGTATTACGGCCATGCTGCCTATAGTAGGTGCTGCTGTGGTGTATGTACCGCTTACTGTTATGTTGCTGGTACAAGGCAAAACGGGACAAGGCATTGCTATGGGGGTGTGGGGGTTTGGCTTGATTGGTTTATCAGATAATTTGTTTCGTTTCCTCATCAATAAAAAGCTCGGCAATATTCACCCTCTGATCACCATATTTGGGGTTATTGCAGGGCTGCAACTGTTCGGCTTTATTGGACTCATCTTTGGTCCACTGCTGATCTCTATGTTTATCTTGTTGCTTCGTATTTATGGCAACGAATTCATTTTAAAAAGACGTGAAACCCACCGTGTGAAGTAA
- a CDS encoding OmpH family outer membrane protein, protein MNKIKLFVVALMVVAGFSASAQKTGYISLDQVVYLMPEVRKIDSTLQRFQADSLNPQFAYLVSEYNRKDSLANGKDSLKTAAPVRAQMRQELEQMAYQIQNWQGIVQNEMQAKQNELLQPIYAKVMNALNAVAKESGYSYVYNMESLLVAPPADNLLPLVAKKLNLKVPAGATNPTPAATTTNPPAKKQ, encoded by the coding sequence ATGAACAAAATCAAATTATTCGTAGTGGCCCTGATGGTAGTGGCGGGATTTAGCGCTTCTGCACAGAAAACTGGTTATATCAGCTTAGATCAGGTGGTATATCTGATGCCAGAAGTAAGAAAGATTGATTCAACTTTACAACGTTTCCAGGCAGACTCTCTGAACCCTCAGTTTGCTTACCTGGTATCTGAATATAATCGTAAGGATAGCTTAGCTAATGGTAAAGATTCTTTAAAGACTGCAGCACCTGTACGTGCGCAAATGAGACAAGAATTAGAGCAGATGGCTTACCAGATTCAAAACTGGCAGGGCATTGTGCAGAACGAAATGCAGGCTAAACAAAATGAATTATTGCAGCCTATTTATGCTAAAGTGATGAATGCGTTGAATGCAGTAGCAAAAGAAAGCGGTTATTCATACGTATATAATATGGAATCTTTATTGGTAGCGCCTCCAGCAGACAACCTGTTGCCATTGGTAGCTAAGAAATTGAACTTAAAAGTACCAGCTGGTGCAACTAACCCAACACCTGCAGCAACCACTACCAACCCTCCTGCTAAAAAACAGTAA
- a CDS encoding OmpH family outer membrane protein — MKKLLLLATFSLCLAAGSYAQRYAVIDTKYILDKMPDYKSAQKNLDEIAAGWQKEIDNKQQELDKMYKNFEGEQVMLSDDLRKKREDQLFYKEKELRDLQRQRFGFEGDLFKKRQELIKPIQDKVYNAVQKLAVQRGYDFILDKSEGITVIFADPKLEKSDDVLKELGVR, encoded by the coding sequence ATGAAAAAGCTTTTATTGCTTGCAACATTTAGTCTGTGCCTTGCGGCTGGTTCTTATGCTCAGCGTTATGCAGTTATTGACACCAAGTATATTTTGGACAAGATGCCCGATTACAAGTCGGCCCAAAAGAACCTGGATGAGATAGCAGCGGGCTGGCAAAAAGAGATTGATAATAAGCAGCAGGAGCTGGACAAAATGTATAAGAACTTTGAAGGAGAGCAGGTCATGTTAAGTGATGATCTGCGCAAGAAGCGGGAAGATCAGTTGTTTTATAAAGAAAAAGAACTGCGCGATCTGCAACGTCAGCGCTTTGGTTTTGAAGGCGATCTGTTTAAGAAAAGACAAGAGCTGATTAAACCCATTCAGGACAAAGTATACAATGCCGTGCAAAAACTGGCTGTACAACGTGGCTACGACTTTATACTCGATAAAAGCGAAGGAATAACGGTTATATTTGCTGACCCCAAGCTTGAAAAGAGTGATGATGTATTGAAAGAGCTAGGTGTACGCTAA